The Zonotrichia albicollis isolate bZonAlb1 chromosome 9, bZonAlb1.hap1, whole genome shotgun sequence genome has a window encoding:
- the RAP2B gene encoding ras-related protein Rap-2b, which yields MREYKVVVLGSGGVGKSALTVQFVTGSFIEKYDPTIEDFYRKEIEVDSSPSVLEILDTAGTEQFASMRDLYIKNGQGFILVYSLVNQQSFQDIKPMRDQIIRVKRYERVPMILVGNKVDLEGEREVSFGEGKALAEEWSCPFMETSAKNKASVDELFAEIVRQMNYAAQPNGDEPCCASCAIL from the coding sequence ATGCGGGAGTACAAGGTGGTGGTGCTGGGCTCGGGCGGCGTGGGCAAGTCCGCCCTCACCGTGCAGTTCGTGACCGGCTCCTTCATCGAGAAGTATGACCCCACCATCGAGGACTTCTACCGCAAGGAGATCGAGGTGGACTCGTCACCGTCCGTGCTGGAGATCCTGGACACGGCGGGCACCGAGCAGTTCGCCTCCATGCGGGACCTCTACATCAAGAACGGGCAGGGCTTCATCCTGGTGTACAGCCTGGTGAACCAGCAGAGCTTCCAGGACATCAAGCCCATGCGGGACCAGATCATCCGCGTCAAGAGGTACGAGCGGGTGCCCATGATCCTGGTGGGCAACAAGGTGGACCTGGAGGGCGAGCGCGAGGTCTCCTTCGGGGAGGGCAAGGCGCTGGCCGAGGAGTGGAGCTGCCCCTTCATGGAGACCTCGGCCAAAAACAAAGCGTCCGTGGACGAGCTGTTCGCCGAGATCGTCAGGCAGATGAACTACGCGGCGCAGCCCAACGGGGACGAGCCGTGCTGCGCCTCCTGCGCCATCCTCTga